Proteins from one Rosa chinensis cultivar Old Blush chromosome 7, RchiOBHm-V2, whole genome shotgun sequence genomic window:
- the LOC121050602 gene encoding uncharacterized protein LOC121050602, with translation MVLQQQYRERNFARFSELVTVLLLAEKTNDLLLRNDQARPTGTTAIPLPEVNVIANHENNLAKRNRGRGRRRRSERPRHGRRNGPRNGPYDCDHQNNSPKGREGCGQGPRGGNRNAQVQQAQIRENVGTARHPQIQHNLCYRCGGTNHWSRTCRATNEEIREYHARHGTREANLVEESVPMDTTLEITDFQVANGYIED, from the coding sequence ATGGTCCTGCAACAACAATACAGGGAGAGAAACTTTGCTAGATTCTCAGAATTGGTCACCGTTCTGTTGCTCGCTGAAAAGACTAACGACCTACTTTTGAGGAATGATCAAGCAAGGCCTACTGGCACCACAGCAATTCCTTTGCCTGAAGTAAATGTTATTgccaatcacgagaataaccTTGCAAAGAGAAACCGGGGCCGTGGAAGGAGAAGAAGGTCTGAACGTCCGAGACATGGAAGGAGAAATGGGCCAAGAAATGGCCCATATGACTGTGACCACCAAAATAATAGCCCAAAGGGTCGAGAAGGATGTGGACAAGGCCCACGTGGTGGAAACAGAAATGCCCAGGTCCAACAAGCTCAAATTAGAGAGAATGTTGGCACAGCCCGTCACCCTCAGATTCAGCATAATCTATGTTATAGATGTGGAGGCACTAACCATTGGTCCCGCACCTGCCGTGCAACAAATGAAGAGATAAGAGAGTATCACGCCAGACACGGAACTCGAGAGGCCAACCTTGTGGAAGAGTCAGTTCCTATGGATACCACCTTGGAGATTACTGATTTCCAAGTAGCTAATGGATACATCGAGGATTGA
- the LOC121050387 gene encoding calcineurin B-like protein 1, translated as MITPLVFSRSYVMLAIAGLSPSILKCSPVALNCNERGLGLANGAPELYGSRLQKVCESYVAQLQLCQVKEMVLPLLRESELALTNDVIESIVDKTMMEAALKGDGKIDQEEWKEYVAKHP; from the exons ATGATCACACCTCTAGTTTTTTCCAGGAGCTATGTGATGCTTGCAATTGCAGGGCTTTCCCCCTCTATATTGAAGTGTAGTCCTGTGGCTTTGAATTGCAATGAGCGTGGTCTTGGTCTTGCAAACGGAGCTCCAGAACTATATGGAAGCAG GCTACAAAAAGTTTGTGAAAGCTATGTTGCTCAGCTGCAACTGTGCCAG GTCAAGGAGATGGTGCTACCCCTTTTGCGTGAATCAGAGCTGGCACTTACCAATGATGTTATTGAATCAATCGTTGACAAG ACAATGATGGAGGCAGCTTTAAAAGGAGATGGAAAAATTGATCAAGAAGAGTGGAAGGAATATGTGGCAAAACATCCATAA